One Aegilops tauschii subsp. strangulata cultivar AL8/78 chromosome 7, Aet v6.0, whole genome shotgun sequence genomic window carries:
- the LOC120969183 gene encoding uncharacterized protein — MIIVQAVAMNDLWIWHSFFGFLGSHNDLNVLSRSPLFSTLITGDAPACNYSVNGHNYSMGYYLADGIYPTWAALVKTIPRPKGNKSIHFAQCQEAARKDVERAFAVLQKRFAIVRGPAKYWSSKVLWQIMTCCIILHNMIIEDERDMPENFQYVTNGTQVEPEYDMNRILAFLEEHRKFENQQVHAQLQQDLIEHHWQRLSES; from the coding sequence ATGATCATTGTTCAGGCAGTTGCAATGAATGATCTTTGGATATGGCATTCATTCTTTGGTTTTCTTGGCTCTCACAATGACTTGAATGTGCTATCGAGATCGCCACTGTTTTCTACGCTTATTACAGGAGATGCTCCTGCTTGCAACTACTCGGTCAACGGCCACAACTACTCAATGGGTTACTACCTTGCGGATGGCATCTATCCAACATGGGCCGCCTTGGTCAAAACAATTCCGCGCCCAAAAGGTAACAAAAGCATTCACTTTGCCCAATGTCAAGAAGCTGCTAGGAAAGATGTGGAAAGAGCCTTCGCTGTGCTTCAGAAGCGCTTTGCAATTGTTCGTGGCCCTGCCAAGTACTGGAGCTCCAAGGTTCTATGGCAGATCATGACTTGTTGCATCATATTGCATAACATGATCATTGAAGATGAGAGGGATATGCCTGAGAACTTTCAGTACGTCACCAACGGGACTCAGGTTGAGCCAGAGTATGATATGAACAGGATCCTGGCATTCCTTGAGGAGCATCGCAAGTTCGAGAACCAACAAGTTCATGCTCAACTCCAACAAGATCTTATTGAGCATCACTGGCAACGTCTTAGCGAGTCCTAG